The window CCCCTGTCACTTCATTGCCCACCGCTTCACTTACCGTATCCAATCCGTACAAATACGCTACCGGCGTCATCGCTGTATGCGCTCCATTCAGAATCCGTACTTTACGCGTGCGATATGGCGTCATATCGTCCACGATCTTCACATTCAGCCCAGCTGCTGCCGCAGGCCACTCCGCTGCCAGTGATGATGGTGCTTCGATCACCCACAAGTGAAAAGGTTCACTAACTACCACAAAGCGATCCTCATATCCTAACTTCTGCGTGATCTCTGGCATACGCCCTGCGGGATACCCCGGTACAATTCGGTCAACCAGACTGCAACAAAAGACATTGCTCTGCTCCAACCATTCAGCAAATCCGCTCTCCAGCCGCCATAGCTCTGCATATTGCAGCACGATACGCTTCAGCTCATCCCCATTGCGATCAATCAGCTCACATGGCAATATGATAAAGCCTTTGGATGGGTCACCGTGAAAATGTGTATAGCGTCGATACAGCAAGGCGGTCAATTTCCCCGGATAACTACGCTGTGGACGATCCTCCAGCGTATCTGCTGGCTCAAAAGCAATGCCCGCTTCCGTCGTATTGGAAATGATATACCGCAATTCTGGTTGCTGCGCCAGTTGTTCATACTGTTCATATTGCGTATACGGGTTGATGCCACGAGTTACACAATCGATCACATCATGCTGCTGTACAAGCTGACCGTCCTGCATCCCCTCGGTATACAGGGTATAGAGTCCATCCTGCTCATGAAGCGCTGCTGCCATTCCTTGTGCCAGCGGCTGTACAATAACAACACCCGTCTGAAAATCTACTCGTTCATTCATCCGCTGAATATGCCAATCCGCAAAGGCACGCAGGAAATTCCCTTCACCAAACTGAATCACTCTCTCTGGATACTTCGGTATTGGATGAGATTGACGATTGAATCTGTTCATATTCGATTGCCTCCTGTAATCATCATCAGAATAACCACTTCCTATTTGCCTCTTCTACGTATCATTCTACATTTATGCACACGTTAACAAAATGAAGTTGATCACACTTGCATATCCATTAAACATCTATATGGAAGATGCTCCACACGATCATAAGCCTCATCTACCTACATACTGTATAAGCATACCGTACAAGGAAAAAGCCGAAAGTGGTTCCGATGCTCCCATGCTGTAGACATAGATCTCAGCTCCTCATCTCTCCCTCTTTCGGCAATGCTCCTGTTCCTTTTTATCGAATGCTGACCAATGTTTCTACACCTCAATCATTCTCCATACGCTGACGTGGAACGACGTTCAATCAGTTCCGTCCCATGGAAAATCAATTCCTCGTCGCTTGCCTGCAATTGAATCCGTTCTAGAAGCTTTTCTGCACCATTCGCACTAATCTGCTCAATCGGACGCTTGATCGTCGTTAGAGCTGGATTGGTGTACATTGAGAAATTAATATCATCGAAGCCCACCAAGGAAATATCCTCCGGCACGCGCACACCCATTTCAAATGCCGCATTCATCGCTCCAATCGCCATATCATCATTCGAGCAAAAGACAGCGGTTGGTGGCGTATCCAGTGTCAGCAGCTTGCGCATCGCTTCATAACCACTTTCCGTGCTATACTCACCCGGCACGATATACTGTTCCGGCACCTCCACACCTGCTGACTGTACTGCATCCAAAAATCCGATACGGCGCTGTTCAGTGGATGTGAAGCCCTGCATGCCTTCAATCAAGGCAATCCGGCGATGTCCCTGTGACACTAGATAGTCGCCTGCATGCCCGGCACCCTCACGGTCATTGGAGACAATATTGACAAAGCTGCCACCCGGAATCAATCGGTTTAGCACAACCAGCGGAATCTGCTGACTGACCACATGCTCGATAAACGCATTGTCATCGTCACTTTGACTCATTAGAATGATGCCATCATACCGCTTCGGATGAATGGTGGCATAGTCGGTATAATCGTCAATTCCGCGTACAAACAGATTGTATTCGACGCCAATGATCGAATTGACACCGCGCATCGTATCCGCGAAAAAGCTGCTGCTCGTTCCGCGCGACAAGCTGGTGAAGAATAGTCCAATCGTATGCGAACGCTGCAAAACAAGACTTTTGGCATTATAATTTGGAATATAATTAAGCTGCTGGGCAATTTCCACAATTTTGCGTTTGGTAACTTCTTTGATCAGCGGGCTATTATTCAGTGCTCGCGAAACCGTTGTATGAGATACATTTGCCAGTCGGGCAATATCTTTAATGGTGGCTGCCATGTGCATACCTTCCTTTGTCGTAGCTTTCCGAGATGCGAACATCCATATCACTGTCCGACCTGCTTACTCCTAAGAATAACACATTGTACTTATTCCACCATACTCTACGCTTGCCCTGCCATGATTTACATCATGCCTTCTTGTGATTGACGGCGCAGCTGCAATTCCGCGACGATCTCCTCATGCTTGCGGTCGGTCAGTTTGTACATCAGTCCGATAACGATCATTGCAATCGCCAGTGCTATTGCTGGATATAGACAGAGCAGCCCTTTGATCCCAAGTAGCGTACCTGCGCTTTGCGCCACATTCGGTACATAACCGATCAGCCCTAACCCAACACCAGACAATGTACCAGCGAGCGACTGTGCCAGCTTACGGGAAAAGTTGAACAGCGAGTACGTAATCCCATCCTT of the Paenibacillus sp. JQZ6Y-1 genome contains:
- a CDS encoding tagaturonate reductase — translated: MNRFNRQSHPIPKYPERVIQFGEGNFLRAFADWHIQRMNERVDFQTGVVIVQPLAQGMAAALHEQDGLYTLYTEGMQDGQLVQQHDVIDCVTRGINPYTQYEQYEQLAQQPELRYIISNTTEAGIAFEPADTLEDRPQRSYPGKLTALLYRRYTHFHGDPSKGFIILPCELIDRNGDELKRIVLQYAELWRLESGFAEWLEQSNVFCCSLVDRIVPGYPAGRMPEITQKLGYEDRFVVVSEPFHLWVIEAPSSLAAEWPAAAAGLNVKIVDDMTPYRTRKVRILNGAHTAMTPVAYLYGLDTVSEAVGNEVTGALIRELIEQEILPTLDLPEEELQSFAEAVLERFANPYVQHQLISISLNGISKYKTRDLPTLITFVQKQGRLPRRLTFSLAALLVFYRGERQGQPIPLNDDAQVLSRFAGWWAAYDDNSMSVQQLAEQALGDMTFWEQDLRQIAGLTECVAADMQLIVEQGMEFALQSIMREQSESRRQSQSMIEITIET
- a CDS encoding LacI family DNA-binding transcriptional regulator: MAATIKDIARLANVSHTTVSRALNNSPLIKEVTKRKIVEIAQQLNYIPNYNAKSLVLQRSHTIGLFFTSLSRGTSSSFFADTMRGVNSIIGVEYNLFVRGIDDYTDYATIHPKRYDGIILMSQSDDDNAFIEHVVSQQIPLVVLNRLIPGGSFVNIVSNDREGAGHAGDYLVSQGHRRIALIEGMQGFTSTEQRRIGFLDAVQSAGVEVPEQYIVPGEYSTESGYEAMRKLLTLDTPPTAVFCSNDDMAIGAMNAAFEMGVRVPEDISLVGFDDINFSMYTNPALTTIKRPIEQISANGAEKLLERIQLQASDEELIFHGTELIERRSTSAYGE